In one window of Rhodopseudomonas palustris HaA2 DNA:
- a CDS encoding microcin C ABC transporter permease YejB produces MSSYILRRVLLMIPTLLGILFVSFVVVQFAPGGPVERVIAQLSGADTGAASRVSGSSGGDFGGRPQAGASADAVNSKYRGAQGLDPDFVKSLEKQFGFDKPAPERFAIMLWNFARFDFGKSYFRDVSVLQLIKEKLPVSMSLGIWMTLLTYLISIPLGIRKAVKDGSKFDTWTSAVIIIGFAIPGFLFAILLIIVFAGGSFFSWFPLRGLTSDGWSAFPWYWKILDYFWHLTLPLISMVLGAFATMTLLTKNSFLDEIRKQYVMTARAKGCSETQVLYGHIFRNAMLIVIAGFPGAFIGAFFSGSLLIETIFSLDGLGLLGFESVLNRDYPVVFGTLFIFSLVGLVVNLISDLAYMWIDPRIDFEAREV; encoded by the coding sequence ATGTCCTCCTATATTCTCCGCCGCGTCCTGCTGATGATTCCGACGCTGCTCGGCATCCTGTTCGTGTCCTTCGTCGTGGTGCAGTTCGCGCCCGGCGGGCCGGTCGAACGGGTGATCGCGCAGCTGTCCGGCGCGGACACCGGCGCCGCCTCGCGCGTCTCCGGCTCGTCCGGCGGCGATTTCGGCGGGCGGCCGCAGGCGGGCGCCTCGGCCGACGCGGTCAATTCGAAATATCGCGGCGCGCAGGGGCTCGATCCGGATTTCGTCAAGAGCCTGGAGAAACAGTTCGGCTTCGACAAGCCGGCGCCCGAGCGCTTCGCCATCATGCTGTGGAATTTCGCGCGGTTCGATTTCGGCAAGAGTTATTTCCGCGACGTCAGCGTGCTGCAACTGATCAAGGAGAAGCTGCCGGTCTCGATGTCGCTCGGCATCTGGATGACGCTCCTCACCTATCTGATCTCGATTCCGCTCGGCATCCGCAAGGCGGTGAAGGACGGATCGAAATTCGACACCTGGACCTCGGCGGTGATCATCATCGGCTTCGCGATCCCGGGTTTCCTGTTCGCGATCCTGCTGATCATCGTGTTCGCCGGCGGCTCGTTCTTCAGCTGGTTTCCGCTGCGCGGCCTGACCTCCGACGGCTGGAGCGCGTTTCCCTGGTACTGGAAGATCCTGGATTATTTCTGGCACCTGACGCTGCCGCTGATCTCGATGGTGCTCGGCGCCTTCGCCACCATGACGCTGCTGACCAAGAACTCGTTCCTCGACGAGATCCGCAAGCAATACGTCATGACGGCGCGCGCCAAGGGTTGCAGCGAAACCCAGGTGCTTTACGGCCACATCTTCCGTAACGCCATGCTGATCGTGATTGCCGGCTTCCCTGGCGCCTTCATCGGCGCGTTCTTCTCCGGCTCGCTCCTGATCGAGACCATCTTCTCGCTGGACGGGCTCGGCCTGCTCGGCTTCGAGAGCGTGCTGAACCGCGACTATCCGGTGGTGTTCGGCACGCTGTTCATCTTTTCGCTGGTCGGGCTGGTGGTGAACCTGATCTCGGATCTGGCCTATATGTGGATCGATCCGCGGATCGACTTCGAGGCGCGGGAAGTCTGA
- a CDS encoding ABC transporter permease, whose product MTLIAREPIESTTQAPLGEAVPPTRHRLSISPLNKRRWQNFKANRRGYWSLWIFLVLFGVSLFAEFIANDRPLLIKFDGHYYVPAVVSYAETTFGGDFETAADYRDPYLQKLIADKGGTVIWAPIRYSYGTHNLDLPTPAPSKPTWLLTEAECRTVVEKKGLKSCSDLEYNWLGTDDQGRDVVARLIYGFRISVLFGLSLTIISSVIGVAAGGIQGYFGGWVDLGFQRFIEVWTAIPSLYLLLILSSVLVPGFFVLLGILLLFSWVSLVGLVRAEFLRGRNFEYIMAARALGVSNAKIMVRHLLPNAMVATMTFLPFIVSSSVMTLTALDFLGFGLPPGSPSLGELLAQGKANVQAPWLGFTGFFAVAIMLSLLIFIGEAVRDAFDPRKTFR is encoded by the coding sequence ATGACGTTGATCGCACGCGAGCCGATCGAAAGCACGACGCAGGCCCCGCTCGGCGAGGCGGTGCCGCCGACCCGCCATCGTCTCTCGATCTCGCCGCTGAACAAGCGGCGCTGGCAGAATTTCAAGGCCAACCGCCGCGGCTACTGGTCGTTGTGGATCTTCCTGGTGCTGTTCGGCGTGTCGCTGTTCGCCGAATTCATCGCCAACGACCGGCCGCTGCTGATCAAGTTCGACGGCCATTATTACGTCCCGGCGGTGGTGAGCTATGCCGAGACCACCTTCGGCGGCGATTTCGAAACCGCCGCCGATTATCGCGATCCTTACTTGCAGAAGCTGATCGCCGACAAGGGCGGCACCGTGATCTGGGCGCCGATCCGCTATTCCTACGGCACCCACAATCTCGATCTGCCGACGCCGGCGCCGTCGAAACCGACCTGGCTGCTGACCGAGGCGGAATGCAGGACGGTGGTCGAGAAGAAGGGCCTGAAGAGCTGCAGCGATCTCGAATACAACTGGCTCGGCACCGACGATCAGGGCCGCGACGTCGTAGCAAGGCTGATCTACGGCTTCCGCATCTCGGTGCTGTTCGGCCTCAGCCTGACGATCATCTCGTCGGTGATCGGCGTCGCCGCCGGCGGCATCCAGGGCTATTTCGGCGGCTGGGTCGATCTCGGCTTCCAGCGCTTCATCGAGGTCTGGACCGCGATCCCGTCGCTGTATCTGCTCTTGATCCTGTCGTCGGTGCTGGTGCCGGGCTTCTTCGTGCTGCTCGGGATCCTGTTGCTGTTCTCTTGGGTGTCGCTGGTCGGGCTGGTGCGCGCCGAATTTCTGCGCGGGCGCAATTTCGAGTACATCATGGCGGCGCGCGCGCTCGGCGTCTCGAATGCCAAAATCATGGTGCGGCATCTGCTGCCGAACGCGATGGTCGCGACCATGACGTTCCTGCCGTTCATCGTGTCGTCCTCGGTGATGACGCTGACGGCGCTCGACTTCCTCGGCTTCGGCCTGCCGCCCGGCTCGCCCTCGCTCGGCGAATTGTTGGCGCAGGGCAAAGCCAACGTCCAGGCGCCGTGGCTCGGCTTCACCGGCTTCTTCGCGGTGGCGATCATGCTGTCGCTGCTGATCTTCATCGGCGAAGCCGTGAGAGACGCGTTCGACCCGCGCAAGACGTTCAGGTGA